One window from the genome of Cryptococcus neoformans var. neoformans JEC21 chromosome 12 sequence encodes:
- a CDS encoding UDP-glucose 6-dehydrogenase: MAPITVKKICCIGAGYVGGPTCAVIALKCPQIQVTIVDLNQQRIDAWNSDNLPIYEPGLDEVVKATRGKNLFFSTDVDKGIEDADLIFVSVNTPTKKSGVGAGYAADLKFLQLATRRIAEVATSSKIVVEKSTVPCRTAESMRTILEANCRPGCHFDILSNPEFLAEGTAISDLFNPDRVLIGSLQTEQGIDACQALSGVYANWVPKERILTVGLWSSELSKLAANAMLAQRISSVNALSAICEATGANIDEVSYAVGKDTRMGSKFLKASVGFGGSCFQKDILNLVYLSESLHLPEVAKYWRAVVEMNEYQKSRFARKVVDTLFNTITGKKIAILGWAFKKDTGDTRESPSIGIANHFLSEKARIAVYDPQVTESQIWLDMTDYGEIPAEPIQPHLTICKSVEEACANAEAIVICTEWDEFKTLDWKKIYDNCPRPAFVFDGRLILNRQELTNIGFKVVTIGTGDRI, from the exons ATGGCCCCCATCACTGTCAAGAAGATCTGCTGTA TCGGCGCTGGTTATGTCG GCGGTCCTACTTGCGCCGTTAT CGCGTTGAAGTG CCCCCAAATTCAAGTCACCATTGTTGACCTCAACCAGCAGCGAATTGACGCCTGGAACTCTGACAACCTCCCTATCTACGAGCCTGGTCTCGATGAGGTTGTCAAGGCCACCAGGGGCAagaacctcttcttcagcacTGATGTTGACAAGGGTATCGAGGACGCCGA CCTCATCTTTGTTTCCGTCAACACCCCCACCAAGAAGTCTGGTGTCGGTGCCGGCTACGCTGCCGACTTGAA GTTCCTTCAGCTCGCCACTCGACGAATCGCTGAGGTCGCTACCTCTTCCAAAATCGTCGTCGAGAAGTCCACCGTGCCCTGCAGAACTGCCGA GTCTATGCGGACCATTCTCGAGGCCAACTGCAGGCCCGGATGCCATTTCGATATCCTTTCTAACCCTG AGTTCCTTGCCGAGGGTACCGCTATCTCCGATCTTTTCAACCCTGACCGAGTTCTTATTGGTTCTCTCCAGACCGAACAAGGTATCGATGCTTGCCAAGCTCTTTCTGGCGTCTACGCCAACTGGGTTCCTAAGGAGCGAATTTTGACCGTCGGCCTTTGGTCTTCTGAGCTTTCCAAGCTCGCTGCCAACGCCATGTTGGCTCAGCGAATTTCCTCTGTTAACGCCCTCTCTGCCATTTGCGAGGCTACTGGCGCCAACATTGACGAGGTCTCCTACGCTGTCGGTAAGGACACGCGAATGGGTTCCAAGTTCCTCAAGGCGTCTGTC GGTTTCGGTGGTTCTTGTTTCCAGAAGGACATTCTCAACTTGGTCTACCTTTCTGAgtctctccaccttcccGAGGTTGCCAAGTACTGGCGTGCGGTTGTTGAGATG AATGAATACCAGAAGAGCCGATTCGCCCGAAAAGTTGTTGACACCCTCTTCAACACCATCActggaaagaagattgcgATTCTTGGTTGGGCCTTCAAGAAGGACACTGGTGACA CCCGAGAGTCTCCTTCCATCGGCATCGCCAACCACTTCTTGTCCGAGAAGGCTCGTATCGCTGTCTATGACCCTCAAGTCACAGAGTCTCAGATCTGGCTTGACATGACTGA CTACGGAGAGATTCCCGCTGAGCCCA TCCAACCCCACCTTACAATCTGCAAGAGTGTCGAGGAGGCTTGTGCCAACGCGGAGGCCATCGTCATCTGCACTGAATGGGACGAGTTCAAGACTCTtgactggaagaaga TCTACGACAACTGTCCCCGACCCGCTTTTGTCTTTGATGGTCgactcatcctcaaccgACAGGAGCTCACCAACATCGGTTTCAAGGTCGTCACTATCGGTACTGGCGACCGTATTTAA